Proteins found in one Dermacentor silvarum isolate Dsil-2018 chromosome 8, BIME_Dsil_1.4, whole genome shotgun sequence genomic segment:
- the LOC119462422 gene encoding uncharacterized protein LOC119462422 — protein sequence MAGTIQDAVSKAGSRPLLVLGDFNAPHTTWGYRFCSKRGRELAHLIEQHNLTLLNEPDTPTRMGTSTTRDTTPDLSLLMGTLDASWQNVGTNLGSDHDVIRITIRGPTLKVKTGTARITNWDKLRKEQEEESDEEEWAVTQTYETWEKQQLDIV from the coding sequence ATGGCGGGAACAATACAGGACGCAGTGAGCAAGGCAGGCTCCCGGCCGCTGCTCGTActgggggatttcaacgcccctcacacAACATGGGGATATCGGTTCTGTtcgaaaagagggagagaactaGCACATTTGATAGAACAGCACAACTTGACCCTACTCAACGAGCCCGACACACCCACCCGCATGGGCACGAGCACGACCAGagacaccacgccggacctcTCGCTCCTGATGGGGACTCTGGATGCCTCATGGCAAAACGTGGGAACGAATCTGGGGTCGGACCACGACGTAATCCGAATCACAATCAGAGGTCCCACCCTCAAGGTGAAGACGGGCACGGCGAGGATTACCAATTGGGATAAGCTGAGAAAGGAGCAAGAAGAGGAATCGGATGAGGAAGAATGGGCAGTAACACAAACGTACGAGACCTGGGAGAAACAGCAGCTCGACATCGTATAA